From Poecile atricapillus isolate bPoeAtr1 chromosome 13, bPoeAtr1.hap1, whole genome shotgun sequence, one genomic window encodes:
- the DOK3 gene encoding docking protein 3: MRAQLFAASPSGVARMEKFDVRDDGTIPEKMSLQRCARRVIRLSDCVSVGPVGTESCPKATAAFYLTTTEKSYVLAAEQRDEWITQLCQLAFQGAKQTGPSSARMQPGPAVPMEENSLYSSWQDLTEFLVLVVQTDAATRCGLHGHYLLSALPQSLTLKDPQSHQPLFSWPYPFLRKFGQDQAVFSFEAGRRSDSGEGTFTFSTPRAPELCRAVAAAIACQQQGKDTPDPRLFCVSDPQLFVQGFEPQAWGPGNDDPQPSPAVAGTQPASHPPNNLLHFTPPEPEGSCPIVYASIARGQQPLFVPGQPGSGEPWAVGKPLPEHLYENIFTAEPHPTGAQEEEEEGQWELGCRQAPEGHSSEGGPIYDNRAAMAQNTRAAGWGRGGQEALSGRSGHKPHSTLRAKLVRLLSRESPGARDWA, translated from the exons ATGCGAGCCCAGCTGTTTGCTGCCAGCCCGTCCGGCGTGGCCCGCATGGAGAAGTTTGACGTGCGGGATGATGGCACGATCCCAGAGAAGATGTCTCTGCAGCGGTGTGCCCGCCGGGTGATCCGCCTCTCTGACTGCGTCTCTGTGGGCCCGGTGGGCACAGAGAGCTGCCCCAAAGCCACTGCTGCCTTCTACCTCACCACCACGGAGAAGAGCTATGTGCTGGCAGCCGAGCAGCGTGATGAATGGatcacccagctctgccagctggcCTTCCAG GGTGCAAAACAGACAGGGCCGAGTAGTGCCAGGATGCAGCCcggccctgctgtccccatggaggAGAACTCCCTCTACTCGTCCTGGCAGGACC TGACTGAATTCTTGGTGCTGGTGGTCCAGACAGACGCAGCCACCCGCTGTGGGCTGCACGGGCACTACCTGCTCTCGGCCCTTCCCCAGAGCCTGACATTGAAGGACCCCCAGTCCCACCAGCCCCTCTTCTCCTGGCCCTACCCCTTCCTTCGCAAGTTTGGCCAGGATCAG GCTGTCTTCTCCTTTGAGGCTGGCCGCCGCAGTGACTCCGGCGAGGGCACCTTCACCTTCAGCACCCCACGGGCCCCTGAGCTCTGccgggctgtggctgctgccattgcctgccagcagcagggcaaggACACCCCAGACCCCAGACTCTTCTGTGTCTCAGACCCCCAGCTCTTTGTACAGGGCTTTGAGCCCCAGGCCTGGGGGCCTGGGAACGATgatccccagcccagcccagccgtGGCGGGGACACAGCCTGCCTCCCACCCTCCTAACAACCTCCTCCACTTCACCCCACCAGAGCCAGAGGGCTCGTGCCCCATCGTGTATGCCTCCATCGCCCGGGGCCAGCAGCCCCTCTTTGTGCCAGGGCAGCCAGGCTCTGGTGAGCCCTGGGCCGTGGGGAAGCCACTCCCTGAGCATCTCTACGAGAACATCTTCACTGCAGAACCACATCCAACCGGGGcccaggaagaggaggaggaagggcagTGGGAGCTGGGGTGCCGACAGGCCCCTGAGGGCCACAGCAGTGAGGGGGGGCCCATTTATGACAACCGGGCCGCCATGGCACAGAACACCCGGGCCGCGGGCTGGGGGCGTGGAGGGCAGGAGGCGCTGTCAGGGCGCTCCGGGCACAAGCCTCACAGCACCCTTCGGGCCAAGCTGGTGCGGCTGCTGAGCCGGGAGAGCCCCGGAGCGCGGGACTGGGCTTGA